One stretch of Miscanthus floridulus cultivar M001 chromosome 18, ASM1932011v1, whole genome shotgun sequence DNA includes these proteins:
- the LOC136521924 gene encoding protein EXORDIUM-like 3, with the protein MPQHLCVLLVLAALTAAPLAAAWRPWPPRDNGTTTAGLGASKKFEGSSEFVKLEYHMGPVLASAITVHPIWYGAWPAAQKRTIRAFLRSLAPPPDSEARIPRPSVSAWWRTVRLYTDQTSANVSAVVSLGAEKCDARMSRGARLSRMDIQAVVRDAVTARTRPLPVDSSGGVYLVLTSPEVSVEDFCGQVCGFHYFTFPSVVGYTLPYAWVGNSARRCPEVCAYPFAIPAYVAPGRKAEAPPNGDVGVDGMVSVIAHELAELASNPLANAWYAGSDPSFPTEIADLCEGIYGTGGGGAYTGQLLTDSRSGAAYNVNGAGGRRFLVQWVWNPVLSYCSGPNALDQ; encoded by the coding sequence ATGCCGCAGCACCTGTGCGTGCTCCTCGTCCTGGCGGCTCTCACCGCAGCCCCGCTCGCCGCGGCGTGGCGCCCGTGGCCGCCGCGCGACAACGGGACGACGACGGCGGGCCTGGGCGCGTCGAAGAAGTTCGAGGGGTCGTCAGAGTTCGTGAAGCTGGAGTACCACATGGGTCCCGTCCTGGCGTCCGCCATCACGGTGCACCCGATCTGGTACGGCGCCTGGCCCGCCGCGCAGAAGCGCACGATCCGCGCGTTCCTCCGCTCCCTCGCGCCTCCGCCCGACTCCGAGGCCCGCATCCCTCGCCCCTCGGTCTCCGCCTGGTGGCGCACGGTGCGGCTGTACACGGACCAGACCTCAGCCAACGTGTCGGCGGTGGTGTCGCTGGGCGCGGAGAAGTGCGACGCGCGCATGTCCCGGGGCGCGCGGCTGTCCCGGATGGACATCCAGGCGGTGGTCCGCGACGCCGTGACGGCGCGCACCCGCCCGCTCCCCGTCGACTCCAGCGGCGGCGTGTACCTGGTGCTCACCTCCCCGGAGGTCTCCGTGGAGGACTTCTGCGGGCAGGTGTGCGGCTTCCACTACTTCACGTTCCCGTCGGTGGTCGGGTACACGCTCCCCTACGCGTGGGTGGGGAACTCGGCGCGGCGGTGCCCCGAGGTGTGCGCGTACCCGTTCGCCATCCCGGCGTACGTGGCGCCCGGGCGGAAGGCGGAGGCTCCGCCCAACGGCGACGTCGGCGTGGACGGGATGGTCAGCGTCATCGCGCACGAGCTCGCGGAGCTCGCGTCTAACCCGCTCGCCAACGCCTGGTACGCCGGGAGTGACCCCTCGTTCCCGACCGAGATCGCCGACCTCTGCGAGGGGATCTATGgtaccggcggcggtggcgcgtaTACCGGGCAGCTCCTCACGGACTCGCGCTCCGGCGCGGCGTACAACGTTAACGGCGCCGGCGGGCGGAGGTTCCTCGTGCAGTGGGTTTGGAACCCCGTGCTCAGCTACTGCTCCGGCCCCAACGCCCTCGACCAGTAG